In Coffea eugenioides isolate CCC68of chromosome 4, Ceug_1.0, whole genome shotgun sequence, the genomic stretch atatcaaattttaattttaattataaagggaTGTAAAAATAGATAactttttaaagaaaaaaattaattcaaaggtagttaattcacacatacacacacacacacatatatatacatatatatatattcccataatataaactaaaattgtaaaaaattccatCATTGATTTCAATGGCGTTTTAATTCTAAATTTGGAAGattacaaaaaagaaaacaattgatcACAAAACGAATCTTACGCCATAATGATTCaactgaaatattttaaaaaggtTCAGCAAGTTCACTTCCAAGAAATACAAGTTTCACTGAATATTTTTTTGTAGTATGAACTCCAAAAAATTCAACATAATTACTTAAACCAccaattttaattttcatactaaaagttgattggtTTGAAAAATGTTCGCACATTTgtacaagattatcaaatcgaatgcataatatttgcaagtatttcattttgaaataattttcgtctatttaaatatatgatatCTAAAAATAATATTAAGTTTAACTATAAAAGgatgtaaaaaataaataattttttaagaaaaaaattaatttaaatgtAGTTAATTCACACACGCACAcatatataaatacatatattctcataaactaaaattgtaaaaaattaggaGGGCAAACTTTATTTTATACAAATATTTACacaatatgaattaaaatttttaaaacttgaggGGGCTATGGCCCTCATTAGACCCCATTAGTTCCATCATTGATTTCAATGGGGTCTTAATTCTAAACTTGGAAgattacaaagaaaaaaataactGATCACAAAACAAATCTTACACTACAGTGATTCcattgaaatattttaaaaacgtTCAGCAATTCACTTTCAAGAAATACAAGTCTCGCTAAACATCTTTTTTGTAATACAAACTCCACAAAATTCAATAGAATTAATTAAACTACCAATATTAATTTTCatactaaaagttgattggtgTAAAAAAAATGTTCGCACCTTTgtacaagattatcaaatcaaaaatgtttgtaagtatttcattttgaaattaaataaaacatgcaattacatttatttctatccatatatcattcattttctaatataaatttctaaTATTATTTCAAGATccaaattttgcaaaaatgCAATTCTTGAGTGACCTACGCATTTTGTCATACTTTGAACTATTATTAGACAAATCTTAGattttaattatgttggtataatttttttttaacttttttcaaatttaccttttattttaatttttttcaacaaCGTAAGCACCGTGCATTGCACAGGTATTCACACTAGTACTACTATGTAATTAAGACAATAACAAGTAAGTTTGCTTAGTAATACTTTCTCTGTTCGGCTTTATagtcttgtttttttttttattcatcaCAAATTATAGTCCATCTTCCAATTCAATTAACATAGCTTACCTTATTTAATATAGTCCATTTTTTTCACCAATAATTGCTTTAATATATGTGTTGAATGGTGTAATatatcatcattattgatgtTATAATCAATGTAAAGGGATAATGATTGGTAATACTCTTAATATTAATGtaaggatattttagaaaaaatatgaggctaaatttacttttccaactgAATTAAgtaatttttcttaaactatAGGAGAAAAAAATCAAGATTATCAAAATGTAATATTTcttaaatcatgtaaacaaaatcaaaactatcaaaatgGGGCGGATGTAATAATAAATTCAAGAAAGTCAACACTCCAACGAATAGACTAGCATAAAATGACAGGCAATTTGCTGAAATCCGTTGAATCCCATTATAGATTTCGTTGTACCGTGTTAGCAGTCAGTATTAAATACTAAATGCTCGTTTAATGCACTTCCCAAATCAAATGTATCCGTTTAGTAGATAATTAAAATCACCGTTTGCTTTATATGCCATAAACCACCGCCCGGAAAAGAGAACTCAGTATGAATTTATGAAACAAGGCATTCATTCTCATTTTCACGAGATTTATGACGAAGTCAATGCCAGATATAATGAATGAGCTCCCATATCTTAAAAACTAGTGGAAACATGGTGTAATGTCAGTAGACGTAGTTTTACCCTATCTTCCATATTAAAACTCaacaaagaaaatttctgaatggtctttgttttaaaagaccATTCTtattatcaaaataaaaaaaaaaagcaaagatAATATCCAGCAAAAGCTACAATTTAACTCCATTTCTTCTTATTCTTTATGCACAAATTAAACACAGGATAACATTTGAAATACAAACTCGAAACAATAAATGAATGGTTCCATTGTTTATGGGTATTTTAAGTTCCAGTAAAAtttgttttgagttttgacATCCATTACAATTtacaactttaaaaaaaaaaatatttgtgtaTTAAATTATGGAGGCAacgcccaaaaaaaaaataataacaattggctccgtttggattagctgttattggggttgtttttcaaaaacagcactgtagcatttcgtttttgaaatacaagtccgtttggattagttattttttaggttgtttttcaaaaactatatgaaaaacttttactgcaaatattttttggattatttttagaggtttttttaaaacatatttttgggtatttttatttttacatacatttatgcatttataatacatttataaatatttataaataaatatatttatatattccctaaaaaatatataaatatattatattatatataatacataatataaatatatttataaatgtataagtgtatattattataaatgtataaattataaatgaatattatataaatgtataaattataattttaatatttttatataaatatacatttatgcatttataaatatttataaataaatatatttatacatttattatattatatataatacataatataaatatatttataaatgtataagtgtatgttattgtaaatttataaattataaatgaatattacataaatgtataaattataaattataaattataaattataaattataaatttaatatttttatataaatatacatttatgcatttataatacatttataaatatttataaataaatatatttatatatttatatatttatatatttatataaaaatatgtaaatttattatattatatataatacataatataaatatatttataaatgtataagtgtatgttattgtaaatttataaattataaatgaatattacataaatgtataaattataaattataaattttatatttttatataaatatacatttataaatatttataaataaagatatttatgtatttatataaaaatatataaatgtattatattacatataatacatattataaatatatttataaatgtaaaagtgtatattattataaatgtataaattacaaatgaatattatataaatgtataaattataattttattaatatatattaatattatgtattaATGTattaatgtattaatataattaatataaatgtacaaatgtattaatattatgtataaatgtaaaattaatattatgtatattaatataaatgtattatattatgtataatacataatataaatgtatattataaatatacattaatatatatgttatgtataaatgtacatttatataaatgtataatatatataatatatgatatatattatattatatataatttatataatatataatattcatataaatatattataaatatgtaaaatattttttaattaaaataaaatatttataatatgtaaaaataaatatataaatatttaatatatataatatacattaatattaattataaatattataatattataaatatggtgtttatataatattttaatttgtaatatttattgtatatttcattatataaatattcatataatatataatatacaaatatataatatataattttcaatttgtataatatacataatattgtatatatataatataatatacataatatacattattatattattacatattatgtatattatatattatacctAACATTATTAGACATTATTATAcacaataatgtacataataatattatacattaataatgtatatattataatataatgtacataatatattatgtataaatatttacacatttatgtatacaatattacatattatgtatattataatatattatgtataatattaatgtatataaatatttatataatatataatatatatataattttcaatttgtatatttcaatttatattaatataatatatatgtataatatatatatatgtataatatacataattgaaatatacatatgtagtttatttttgatacaatgtttggatatggtgtttttggagttgttttggaaatacacatttactgtagcatttaGAATGTGAAaaacaatttttcaaaaacagctcTAAAAACAAGGGATCCAAACACATCCAATAaaacgaaaaagaaaacaaatcctTTAACAAAATTCAAGACTCTTAGATGGCCTTCTTTTTCCTGAAGGCCACCTCTGTGTCCAACCCGAATCCATCAACAGTCCGAACGTGAACCAAGTTGGACCGTTTGAACAGTTTCTTCAACGGCTCCACGCTGTACAAATCATTAGCCGAGTACTTATCAGCCCGTTTATTTACCGACACGTGTAAAATGCAAACTCCGCCGGGCTTCAACGTCCGTTCGATCTCCCCCACGAACTTCTCCGGATAAAGCGCGTGATCAAACACATTAGAGAACTCAAAGTCAAAAGTCCCATCCTCAAACGGCTGGTTATGAAAGTCGCCCTCCACAACTAGCGGTGGAGATGGGACCAGGTCCATCCCTATCGAGTCTGATACTCCTACCCGTTTCAACGCCTCCACTTCTTGACCCATCCGGGCCCCGATGCTCAGCGCTTTGGAATCATTAGAAAGCAACTTCTTCTGTTTTAGCTCGCCGAAGAAACGAGTAAAGACCTGGATTTTCCTGTCCCAGTCCCGGGTTCTCCATATTTCTCGAAGCTTCAGATTGAGGGTCTTGTTGAGCTGGCGCTGGATGTAGGACTCATACGTCTTGTATCCGGGTCGGATTTTTAGGCCCAAGCTTGTTTCTGAAGAGAATCGTTCTGGGTTTTTGGTGGGGATGGAAGAACgataagagagaaaaagaaggaaaggtATGAAAAAGATGAGAGTGAGAAGGAAGTATCTGGGGACAAATGCTATGCTTGAGGTTTCTTTCATTTCTAAATATGCGTGAAGAAGTTACAACCACGAAACATCAAATAATAATCAATGGTATACAATAAAGATATACAACAACTAACATGCTAATTTATAGGAATAACCACGTCAAATAAAGTACTAAAACATCTTAGACCACTAAATacaagaaaacaattaaaagtaattAAGTATATactttagatttgcatccaaaTAGTTTTAAGTAGATAGCTAtcaaaatgaagtgaaaaatagcaaacaatttgaaaattattataactaatagttaaaacaacaaaagtagATGCAATCTACATATGGGAAAATTTATGATGATAAACTTGCTTTAAACcacaaataataattaacaaaTGTGATCTCCTCCCTACCATTTCTATCTAACATGGATAATTGAATTAAAACACTAAAAAATTATCACACATACAACCTGCAAGATTACATATTTCTTATAACCAAAAAAGTAGAttggttaaaaaaaaacataccTATTGAGATTTCTTACAACCAAAAAGTTGATTGGCTAAAGAAAATATACCTATTGAGAAAGGTGTTGCAAAATAGGGAAGAGGAGTAGCTAATGTAGCAAACATCTAAATTCAATAGGCTACATGATTGTGATGGAAAACAGCTGTAAGTAATTGAAATGAATTTGAGCAGATGGGGGGTAACGGCCAAGAAACGAAACTTCTCTACTAattgaaattaattgaataattgtgtCTTAACATCTATATATCATAAGTTTGCAAATAACTGATGAGAAAGGCTTTAGGAAATTAAGAGACTTCGATGTTAATACAATTAAATGATTAGAAAGGCTTTTATGTAATTCCACTAAAACACAAGTTGAATTTAGTTGTACCTATTTAGCTATGGCAGTTGGACCATggaggtgtttttgaaaaattttactgtagcagaattttagagtatattttggaatatttttagaaaatattttgggatatttaaaaGTAGAAGAGTTATTCGAAtattttttgggatattttttaaatatttaaaaaacatTAACTATTTTTTAGAGTACCTTTAagagtattttttaaaaaattttataatatttgaaaaactaatttttaaaaaacagaGCAATCCAAATAGAGGAACCTTACCAAGGGGAGGGAAGCAATGGGAAAGTTAGTAGTTAAATTAAGAATTCACGGTTCCCTAATCAATGTTCTACCAATTAAGTTGAGACTTGAAAACTATATATGTTTCCTATGTCTCTTCTTTGTGTATTCGCTTGCTTTCTGTGCCATTTTCTGTCCCACCATCTATTAAATCGCCAAATATCCTTCATAAACGCCTCATCTTAATTCTCTTTCTATTTCACTTCATAAATATGTGTTCTACCATATAAGTAATTGTTGGGACTCATAAACATGTATCCTGCCCTGTAAGTAATTGTTGCGACTTAAAAggacaagaaaaaagaattaaaataggATGTTTATGAAGAATATATGGAGACTTAATAGATATTGGGACAAGAAATGGTATAGGGTCGAATACAAGATCTTTTGTGCTTTGTGTACGATTCcctttaatcatttttttatgcAGTTTGAAATCCTAACATGTATAATATGTGAGATTTTGTCCACAATATTAATgttgttatctatttttatacTAAACTAGTCTAAATCGACTAATTTTTTATGGATCAATTCCACTTTGGACTCCTTGCAccttaaatttcaattttgaacaCTCAGTATTGTGAACTCTTTCTTCTGCTAATTAATGTGAGAATAGTCAACAAAATAACTATATTGTAGCCTCATCATTGCATACTTAGGCTttatttgataatccaattcaatacttaaatttaatagattcagattttAACATGTTTAGAcgtgtttgataacaaaaaattgaacatttaaattaattaagtggcactaaaTTTTGTAGATAAACTTACTTCAAAAAATAAGtcataagttattcacttatcatttaatatgatatacactcaaatgtataaGATTTAGTACATaaaaattcaataacttaatggattcagatgtcAAATTTATTGAATGCACCCTTAAAATAGTATATTAAGATTCATATCAGTCTTAAATGTATGAGATTTAGTATTTaaaaattcaataatttaatggattcaaattttagttttattgaATGCACCTTTAAAATAGTATATCAAGATTCATATTAGTCTTAAACTTCAATATTGAGACATTTTGAACCCTAAAACCTTTGATCTATTTTACCTTGACTCAAAATCTTGATTAGGATTTTACTTTGACTCAAAGTCATGTTCACTAAACTAACACAATCACAAGCACACAAGCATAAAGTTAGGGTTAGTGTCACTTTGCAACATTAAATTATGTCAAAATTCCCACTTTAGTGCTTAAACTTCAAAATGAGATACTTTTATTTCTACAGTAtaaaatttgttatattttgATCCCTAAGTATAAAATCTACCCCACTTTAGTTCTTAAAGTGTAAATTCTGTGTCATATCAGtcactaaaatataaaatttgttcctcttaaataataaaatatgtcTCACCAATCATCTCGACATTGATTTTActtaagtaaaaaaaattatattatagGAAGTAAAGTGTTCCTTTTCAAAATGTAGAgatcaaagtgaaaatttgGATATAGTTGAGGGGTGCAAAGTAGATAACCCCATACAATTGTAGTGCTTTGCATTAGTAATTCGCAATGACACtagttttaaatttttgttgaaTCATTGTTATGACACTTGTAGAGTTTTATAAATaatagaaattaagaaaaatatagtaaAATATAGTGCTTAAATTGTTTGATTTCTCCCTGACCAGTTGATATTGTTGGAGACTTAAGTTTACCATGCATTCTAATATATGGAAAATGATAATGtgagaataattttttttgcgaaaaaaatgaaaacaaccCCACTTTGTACCCTTAAACCATATTCTAATTTTCATTAAATCCTTAAACTTTAGTTTTGGATACTATGCTACATAGAGTCTTAAAACCACCCATGTTAGCCCAATCATTAATGGAATGCACAAATGTTAGCaaaatttttgttacttttggTTACTTTATTACTAAAACTAGAATATTTCATCAACATAGAGTAGCAATTATTTCATTAGTTTTGTATTTTGTTAACAATTGGACTAACGTAGAAGGAGTGTTTAAGACTTTTAGGAAATATAGTTCAAGGACCAAAATTAGAATTGGGGCATAGTTCAAGGGTACAAGATTTTTTAAACCCAAAAATAAGATGTCATTGGCTAAAAATTTATTGGTTAATTGGAATACAAAATGAACTAGATTTGTTGAACATATATAGGCATTGTCTCTCCAATGAGCAATTATATTTGATTAATAAAAGTAGATTTatattttaatagaaaataattgTTAGAGTTAAATTTGATGCTCATGTATTTCGATCTTCCAATAGCATTAACGTTTGGAATTAAATAAGATAGTTAAAACATTTTAAGATGCAATAAGATTTCAAATGAAATGTAGAATGGAACATGAGAATCAATCGAAAACTTAAAGATTGGAGAAATTTGACAAACATATTGACCTTTTTATAACACTCAAGTCTTCTAAAAAATTGTTTCTTCACTACTTTTGTTTATGGGAGAAATCTAGAGTCTTAGAGACTTAGGGTGtgtttaataaaattgaaatctaaaatctaaaTTTACTAAATTATTGGATTGTTATGTATTGAAATCTTAACATTTGAATATATTTTgcattgctgaaaaggttttaATCTAgtgactaaaattaagactttAGAACTTAGAAGTTCTAAATTCCGGAGTTTATTTCCATAATAACCTCATTCTTTAAAACTATTCCCAAACTAATGCACTTTCAAAATATATTCCCTTGTTAACCTACTTGTTGCCACGTGGACTTGGAGTATGGAAAGTATTCACATTTCCATCTTATATTAAGAGGTACAATCCACATCAATAGATTCTTAATAACTTTTCAGTAGTTCAAATTTTGCTACTTATGTACAGTCttaaagataaataaaaatatttctcTATTTATTATTGAGTTAATTAGTATTTCTCACATTAGATTGGCTCATATAGCGTGTTAATTTTGATACTAATACTAATCTAGTTATATTTTTTCTCTCCTATTTTTTTGGAATGTATTCTCTTTTGATAAGTCAAAAAATgcaagagattttttttttcgaattttCTTTCCCTATATAGGGAATTTTTATATTTCACGTAAACTATGATTATTGTGTGTTTTGAAATGTTTACTCGTACTTCAAACAATTTGAGTTTTTGCAAACTTCTTAAAATTTACAAAGTTAGGAGACTACCATATATAAAATTGCAAgtaacaagaaaaaaagaaaggaacttgTGATAAAATAATCAAGAATAAAGCCAGGGAGGAATAAtggcagcaaaaaaaaaaagttcttcGGCAAAATCATTGCAATTTGGAGGGCGATGAACAATTTTAAAACACTAATTATGGGGAGTCTACATGGCAATAACTAGATTAATAAGGGAATAAAAACTAAATAAGCATTACTTTGGGATTCTTTTTTTGAAAAGTATATTATTTTAGCCAAAAACTCCTAAATTCTGATCCCCCTTTCACCTCTTTCGTTCTTTAATCCCTTATCTCTTctattaaaatatattaaaaagaACACATTTTGCATTAAATGGTAAGTAAACAGCTTATCACTTTGGGAAATGGATGGGTTGGATAGTACTAGGAAATGGGATATAAGTGAGAGATTTAAGATTCGAAACCTCCCACttaatactaaaaaaaaaaaatcgtatcACTAAGTAAATTCTTCTAAATAATTCAGAACAGCTTAATTAATTACCATTAAATTTTAAATGGTAAATTGAATTCTCCAATAAAGTCTTAGTATTTAAAGAGAACCATCACATCTATATGCTCTACTATGACCAGCTTCTGGATAACTCTTGGAACTTTCAACTCTATCCTTTTTATTGAAgaaagggtaaaaaacaaaaaaatcccctacgataaacctaatacacagaaaagcccccttcatggtttcaaaatatacaacacgacaccTCATGCTtcgaactaaattgtaaagatgaCGGAATCTATTAAACTTAACGAAAATGGACGAACCAAAAtgccctgatataattaagcaaaagtcagctcaaaaaaatcatttgttttattctctaaataaagagaattgagggttaaggggtagaataggtatatttgataaaaattaggtataaatttttttttaggttccaataagtcatttccattaaatttaacggattccgtcatatttacaatttagttcaatgCATGAAGTGTTGTGTTGTACATTTTGAAATCATGGGGAGCTTTTCTATGTTTTAGGCTTACCatagggtttttttttatttttttaccctTGAAGAAAAGATGAAGGTAACCAAATCTATCATTCTCATCTTGTTGGTTTCTTAAATTGTGTCTATAGCTCGACATCTGGATCTCAATTGGCAATATATCAAGTACTATTGGAATAACAA encodes the following:
- the LOC113769447 gene encoding LOW QUALITY PROTEIN: uncharacterized protein LOC113769447 (The sequence of the model RefSeq protein was modified relative to this genomic sequence to represent the inferred CDS: substituted 2 bases at 2 genomic stop codons), which codes for MKETSSIAFVPRYFLLTLIFFIPFLLFLSYRSSIPTKNPERFSSETSLGLKIRPGYKTYESYIQRQLNKTLNLKLREIWRTRDWDRKIQVFTRFFGELKQKKLLSNDSKALSIGARMGQEVEALKRVGVSDSIGMDLVPSPPLVVEGDFHNQPFEDGTFDFEFSNVFDHALYPEKFVGEIERTLKPGGVCILHVSVNKRADKYSANDLYSVEPLKKLFKRSNLVHVRTVDGFGLDTEVAFRKKKAIXESXILLKDLYGSSFIISGIDFVINLVKMRMNALFHKFILSSLFRAVVYGI